TCACCGCGGCATTCAGCGTCCGGCCCGGAACATACGGACCGGCGGGCGGCTCGACATGCCGGATCTCCGGATAAGACGCGATGATTCCGCGCGTCCGGTCCGTCGAGCCGTCGTCGATCGAAACGATCTCGAAGCTCCGCGGACAGCGCTGGCGGGCCAGACTTTCGAGCGTGCGGCCGATATGGCGGTCATCGTTGTGCGACCGCATCACAATACTGATTGCCGGGGCCATCGGTCTGCCTTCCGGTTATTTCGCTTCGGCGCCGAACGAGGCGAGCGCCGCGTCGACCGAATCGAAAATCTCGAAGATCCGGTAGACCTTGGTGATGTCGAACACGATCCGGGGCCGCGGCTGCAGGCAGGCGAGCTTCGCGGAGCCGTCCTGCGCGTTCGCCTTCTGCAGCACGTAGACCAGAGCGCCGAGTCCGCTGCTGTCGATATGATTCATCTGCGACAGGTCGAAGAGCAGAAAGCGGTTGTCGGCCAGCCAGCCGGAAACCGTCTCCTTGAACTCCTCCGAACAGGCGGCCACCAGACGGCCGTCCACCGTGATTTTCAGCACATTGCCGATTTTGTCAAATTTGAGTTCCATCATCACCTGATTCCTTTTATTTTGACCAGATTGACATAAGTTCTTATTTTACGGAAAATCTTTCCGCGCTCCTTTTCGTCCGCGACCAGCCGGAAAGAGGCGGCCGGATACAGAATTGCGGCCGTCCCTCCCGCAACGGCGAGCAGCCAGAAATCCGGGATCCGGCCTTCGAACAGCCGCAGCTCCGCATACCAGGCCGC
This region of Victivallis lenta genomic DNA includes:
- a CDS encoding STAS domain-containing protein, with product MMELKFDKIGNVLKITVDGRLVAACSEEFKETVSGWLADNRFLLFDLSQMNHIDSSGLGALVYVLQKANAQDGSAKLACLQPRPRIVFDITKVYRIFEIFDSVDAALASFGAEAK